CAACAATTAACTGAATGGTGAGGAATAATTAAACATGTATCTTTGGTCAGGCtggatgtttgaaatatgaggtgatttgagtcatgcttcttcaATAGTGGAATAACTACAATTAGCAGAAGACAGTCATgtacattttggagtgatgcatttaaatttaggggtccccagaactaagaGAAATgtaacacttatttgtcatcactcataTCGATATCCCTTGGAAATAAATTTCACGAGAGGGGGGAGATGACGTTGCAtatcctgttaaaactaacagatcaaaaaccacacagaatcagtgaataatgtgtacatcactgaTTAGAGCACAATTTGTAGCAAACAGcgagctacattttgaagtgttgcattttaattcaagtgggtcaccaacgaggtaagtgtaacacagctctttttttgttaaatagtactctttcaattcagaacCTGGATTTTTCTACTACAATGTTAAACCATTCTAcactgtgacatcattaaaataaaactcctacaatgttaaaacattctacattgtgacatcattaaaatactcccactacaatgttaaaacattctacactgtgacatcattaaaatactcctactacaatgttaaaacattctacactgtgacatcattaaaatactcctactacaatgttaaaacattctacattgtgacatcattaaaatactccaaatgttaaaacattcaacagtgtgacattatttcattgatatcatgaaacaactccttcatgtattttctggtgtttgatcagagatcttttatcagagtatctcttgtcacattgatcacagctatgagatTTCTCGCTAAGAGGGTTCtcgcctgtgtgtgttctctggtgtcttTTTAGTGAATCTGATCTGGGGAAACTCTTCCCGCAGTCAgaacagtggtaaggcttctctcctgtatgcattctctggtgtgatatcaggttctttgactgagtaaaactcttcccacattgatcacagctatgacatttctctcctgtgtgtgttctctggtgtacagtcagctggctagatgaaacaaaactcttcccacattggtcacagctataaggtttctctcccgtGTGAATTCTCTGGTGTCTTTTGAGGTCTGATAAAGTGGTGCATCTCTTCCGACATTCAGAGCAGCTGTGacatttctctccagtgtgtatccTCTGGTGGGATATCAGGTtgcttgactgagtaaaacttttcccacattcatcacagctataaggtttctctcctgtatgtattctctggtgtgattttaaatgtgctgacaaaaaaaaacttttcacacagtcagagcagctataaggtttctctcctgtatggATTCTCTGGTGTACTTTTAGGTTCTCTGCTCTTGAGAACCTCTTTCCGCAgtcagagcagtggtaaggcttctctccggTGTGTATTTTCTGGTGGGATATCAGGTtgcttgactgagtaaaactcttcccacattcatcacagctaaaagatttctctcctgtgtgtattctctggtgtgattgTAATTTTTTCTCTGTCACATCAGCTTCATGATgatgttgaggctccccagaggatccacaatagTCACATCcttctcctgtgtgaacaacaaagtcagacagaagGTTAAAGGCCCCAGTAGCAGAAATCCACAGTTTATTTTAGCTGAAAGGTGATgcccatgatgttgtacaacaatgtACGTCCTTGATGAATGTTTAAATGCTTTTATAAACTTATTTGACAATTATCTTAACAAGACAGTCAAGTGAGCAACAATAGACATATTTTGTATTATTGTTTTCACAGTAGTATAGAGTATGATTCTCGGCTATAAATACATTATTGAAGTTGCTGAAACCCTAAGCAGTGTGTCAGATTACTTTTGGTCTCTTGTTGTACAGCTACAGTGCTGCTCTTTGTTCACAAAAGATTAATCCTTAGGAAACATATTATTTAGAAAAGGAATACTTTTACCAAATTGCCTAAATGGATTCTCTGAACATTATCTCACCAGGTTCCCCCATTAGGCAAACCATTAACAGTATTTATCTCACTAGGTTCCCCCATTAGGCAAACCATTAACAGTATTTATCTCACCAGGTTCCCCCATTAGGCAAACCATTAACAGTATTTATCTCACCAGGTTCCCCCATTAGGCAAACCATTAACAGTATTTATCTCACCAGGTTCCCCCATTAGGCAAACCATTAACAGTATTTATCTCACCAGGTTCCCCCATTAGGCAAACCATTAACAGTATTTATCTCACCAGGTTCCCCCATTAGGCAAACCATTAACAGTATTTATCTCACCAGGTTCCCCCATTAGGCAAACCATTAACAGTATTTATCTCACCAGGTTCCTCCATTAGGCAAACCATTAACAGAACAGTTAGACTGTAATAATACAGCTCTGTGAACAACGTGTCCACTCTGACAACGGTTAGACTGTAATAATACAGCTCTGTAAACGTGTCCACTCTGACAACGAGAACGGTAaggttgtctgtagtgacgcctcaagcactgagatgcagaccGCTGCGCGGTCTAAGGTGCAAATCATAATATCTCTGAGCCTTAAACATTAAATCACATTAAACAAGTCTTTCCTCGAGCTCCTCACTCTTATAAACGTTTATGATGTaacaatgatgtgatgatgtaattacacaatgatgtgatgatgtaatTAGATTGTTAACGTAGCTAGAACAAGCTGTGGCTCAAAGCAGCATAAACCTTTTCAGTCAGACATTCACCCTTACACTACAGAGTTGAAATATCCACCAAACACTTTGAATTGAATAACATTGCTCGCGAACTTCAGAGCTGTAATGATTTCCCACTGGCTTTGGTTAAAGGCAAATACAAACACATACTAGTAGTCATCTCTCCTACTggagtagtattagtagtagtagtagtagtagtagtcatcaCTCCTGCTGGAGAGTCTCCACAATGTTACCATCTCGATGGCTTCTTCTCTAACAATTTCTCATTGGCTATTTCTGATCACCGTTCTCAAAACTTGTTGTTCCACATCTCATTGTAGATTAGGGCCGATAAAATCAAACATGTTTTAAAATATCAGGACATCTGGGACAGCTCAAAGACGTGATCGGTAGCCCTCAGACTGTGTCTCTGACCAGCTGACATTAAATGAGCGTCAGTGACGGCTGCACATCCTGAGCAGGAAACGACATGGGGATTTTTATCTCCAATCACAAAAGCTTGTCTGAAAAACATTAATAAGACAGCTAAATCAGGGGCTAAATCTTGTACTGTCCCCacagcctccacaatggattagtccactgagacaggaaCGAATCAGACAAGTGTCTCGTGCCATAAAACATATAATTTGACGACCAACAGTCGACCAACCAAACATTCGACCAGCTGACTAAATGAAGTCATTATAGCTCTTGATTCCTATAGAATaaaacttagaaatgcctcaaatGTTTCAACTGTATTACCCCACCAGAAACCAAAACATAAGCTTGTATAACACCACTGtttataaacaaacactgtatagcctcaacctggttaaaactataattttgaccttCTGGAAGGTCCTCGTATACATAGTGAGTtcagcgactgtcaagccaacaccttataaccGTAAtccaagatgtctgaacttcttgacgaggtcgCTCGGTGTTGAGTTACGGTTGCTACAATATcgttctctatgaatttgagagtggttacatttctccagcccccatccgtttaccaaaccaagtctcaggcagccattttgttgctgtttaaatcctaggttgtccctttaaaaaagccacaatcaatcaatcaatcaatctgcagttcaaacaataacaaagcggtcATTCCAAATTCATAGAgagacctatggatgcaaggactgccCACTGGCCGGCCATATATCAATAATTTAAAAGTCCcaatatggatgtagcaactgcagatttcacctttaacaccacacatcagttcaacaactgcagagttcgtgactctgtttttaagacagtacttactagtgTTAATCAAGGCCCGGTTTCTCAAAATCCTTTTACAGCTAAGTTCATTGTTTGAACCATTGGACGCCTTAAGTTGcctttgggaaaccgggcccagataaccagtttcctcctcttcttcctcctcctttttcgatgtaacagtcatctccccctcctcctctttcactccaaaaacggcatcctcctctttctcttcctcctcctctttcactctgaacgcatcttcctcttctttcactgaaacgtctttctcttcttctttcacggtaacagcctcatcctctacttgtttttgtattgtaacagcctcctcttcctcctcttctttcacgagaacttctttctccgtccagcagacatCCTCTTCTATAGcaggaggagagtagcttagtgagctcatggtcggggatgttagctagctaggctaatgctaacttaaccagcccgctagATGACCAATAACAACAACACCGTAAATCGGATAACTAACTTGACGACAGGAGTGTGTTTAAAACACAGTAGCTACTATACtctaaagagctttattggttgagtattttgtctagcaagctaccgaggtggctgactgactgttgctgctgttgaaagaagcgttccgtccactagattatacgtcacactagcAGCATTGCCTAAAAGCCCCAAACCGCCATCTGCTGATTGGAGTGGGTAAAATATCACAGTAAAATATTGTTATGGCTATAACTTTTGTTGTCACCTTCAATTGTTGCACATTTTCTCATAAAAAGTATATTTTAACACTCTTGTCTGTTGTCTGTTCAGGCAAATTTCAGGCAAATTTGCCGAACTCCTAAACTTGGAACCAATCAGAGGTCCCGTACATACCCCTCGTGATGTAGGCAGCCAATGGCCTGCTTTAATCTACGATGTAACTACAGCCTCTTGTGAAAACGTGAGCTGCTCTCTGATGAAGATAAACAGATATATCTAGTTCCCAAAGACTGAAATAAgataaatatatgttttataaATATAAATATCTGAAATATTCAGCTGCAATAAGAATTATCTTGATAGTATTTAGAGGTAACTCCACCATTTATCCAATGTATtgaaagctagccaatgttacagTTTGAATAGCCTAGCCAGCTACTGTACATGTCCATTTGTGTTTCATTAGCTACCTATCCATGTCAGTTAATAGCATTTTTAAAATCATTTTTGGCCTGATTATGTCTACTTTCAAGTAACTAGCTACAGGCTTAACAAAACATTAcaatcatatacagtaccagtcaaaagtttggacacactgacaagggtttttctttattctgactcttttctacattgtagaataatagtgaaacaatacaaaatatattttatatttcagattcttcgaAAGTAGCCAAACttgactgaaaaacacccccacagcatgatgctgccatcaccatgcttcaccgtagggatgttgccaggtttcctccagacgtgacgcaatcgggggagaggggccttggtcagggaggtgaccaagaaactgatggtcactctgacagagctccagagttcctctgtggagatgggagaaccttccagaaggacaaccatctcaagAAAGACAAcctgcggtgaagcatggtggtggcagcatcatgctgtggggatgtttttcaacgacaggctctgggagactagtcaggattgagggaaagacgaacggagaaaaggacagagagatccttgatgaaaacctgctcaagagcactcaggacctcatctgggggcgaaggttcaccttttaACAGAACAACGGCCCTaaggacacagccaagacaatgcaggagtggcttcgggacaaggctctgaatgtccttgagtggcccagccagaggccggacttgaacagaaaatagctgttcagcgacgctccccatccaacctgacagagcttgagaggatctgaagagcagaatgggagaaactccccaaatacagatgtgtgaagcttgtagtgtcatacctgtcacgccctgaccttagagatgccttttttatgtctctatttggtttggtcagggtgtgatttgggtgggcattctatgttctttatttctatgatttgtgtttctatgttttggccgggtgtggttctcaatcagggacagctgtctatcgttgtctctgattgggaatcatacttgggcagcctgttttgccaccttaggttgtgggatgttgtttttgttagctcTGGTGAGCCTTCATGACGCTACGTTcgttgttcttttgttgttttgtttggtgtttgtttttttaaataaaaaagcatgaacatgtaccacgctgcaccttggtctaattCCACCTACGACGATCGCTAcaataccaaagaagactcgaggctgtaatcgctgccaaaggtgcttcaacaaagtactgagtaaagggtctgaatacttatgttaatgtgatatttactgtttttttaattttttataaatgagcaaaaaaatctaaaaatctgtttttgctttgtcattatggtgtattgtgatgtcattatggggtattgtgatgtcattatggggtattttgggtagattgatgaggattatttaaataaataaaaaattatagaATAATTTGTTGATTAATAAGACCCGTTTAGAAAAATAACATAATAATATGTGGGGAAATTATATTTATGTACATATAcatatttattatttttatgATATTTCAAACGCACTGTACATAGCATATATTCTCAGTCTCTAACTGTGCATCTCTGAGCTAAGGTTAACTCAATCATTTAATGCTAATACATCAATTGCAAGATATTAGCTCCTTGTTCCTCAACTTAATAATAATTGCATAATGGTAAACCTAGACA
The DNA window shown above is from Salvelinus fontinalis isolate EN_2023a chromosome 40, ASM2944872v1, whole genome shotgun sequence and carries:
- the LOC129839203 gene encoding zinc finger protein ZFP2-like, producing MSSLSYSPPAIEEDVCWTEKEVLVKEEEEEEAVTIQKQVEDEAVTVKEEEKDVSVKEEEDAFRVKEEEEEKEEDAVFGVKEEEGEMTVTSKKEEEEEEETGYLGPVSQRQLKASNGSNNELSCKRILRNRALINTREGCDYCGSSGEPQHHHEADVTEKKLQSHQRIHTGEKSFSCDECGKSFTQSSNLISHQKIHTGEKPYHCSDCGKRFSRAENLKVHQRIHTGEKPYSCSDCVKSFFLSAHLKSHQRIHTGEKPYSCDECGKSFTQSSNLISHQRIHTGEKCHSCSECRKRCTTLSDLKRHQRIHTGEKPYSCDQCGKSFVSSSQLTVHQRTHTGEKCHSCDQCGKSFTQSKNLISHQRMHTGEKPYHCSDCGKSFPRSDSLKRHQRTHTGENPLSEKSHSCDQCDKRYSDKRSLIKHQKIHEGVSPTMSSLSYSPPATEEGVCWTEKEALVKEEEEDEAVTIQKQVEGEAVTVKEEEKDVSVKEEEESFRVKEEEDVTLKEEEEEKEEDAVFGVKEEGEMNVTSKKEEEEEEEETGYLGLVSQTHLKASNGSKGELSHKMVLRNRSLINTREGCDYCGSSGEPQHHHEADVTEKKSQSHQRLQTGEKPFSCDECGKSFTQSSNLISHQRIHTGEKPYHCSDCGKRFSRAENLKVHQRIHTAEKPYSCSDCGKSFFLSAHLKSHQRIHTGEKPYSCDQCGKSFTQSSNLISHQRIHTGEKCHSCSDCGKRCTTLSDLKRHQRIHTGEKCHSCDQCGKKFTQSKNLISHQRMHTGEKPYHCSDCSKSFPRSDSLKRHQRTHTGENPLSEKSHSCEQCDKRYSDKRSLIKHQKIHT